Proteins encoded together in one Planctomycetota bacterium window:
- a CDS encoding sigma-70 family RNA polymerase sigma factor gives MSETRQNSSHSLDPESFVRLLMANERRVYGFILTLVTNTADADDLMQETSAVLWRKYGAFEQGTDFAAWAMRIARYEVLKFRERRGGAAGLSEKVMDSLAEVAQQVAGEADARHEALQGCIQKLGSRDQQVIAMRYDEGATVKHMAARIGLSVFAVYKSLTRIHQQLHDCIERTIAREHRS, from the coding sequence GTGAGTGAGACACGCCAAAATTCATCGCATTCGCTCGACCCCGAGTCGTTCGTCCGTCTGTTGATGGCCAACGAACGCCGGGTGTACGGGTTCATTCTGACGCTCGTGACCAACACGGCCGACGCGGACGACCTGATGCAGGAAACGAGCGCGGTGCTGTGGCGCAAGTACGGTGCGTTCGAGCAGGGGACGGACTTTGCGGCATGGGCGATGCGGATCGCGCGATACGAAGTGCTCAAGTTCCGCGAGCGCCGGGGCGGGGCGGCGGGGCTCAGTGAAAAGGTGATGGATTCACTGGCGGAAGTGGCTCAGCAGGTGGCGGGCGAAGCGGACGCGCGTCACGAGGCGCTGCAGGGCTGCATTCAGAAGCTCGGCTCGCGTGACCAGCAGGTCATCGCGATGCGTTACGACGAAGGCGCGACGGTCAAGCACATGGCGGCGCGGATCGGGCTGAGCGTCTTTGCCGTGTACAAATCTTTGACGCGCATTCATCAGCAGCTTCACGACTGCATCGAGCGCACGATCGCGCGGGAGCACCGCTCATGA